A window of Campylobacter lari subsp. lari contains these coding sequences:
- the folP gene encoding dihydropteroate synthase: protein MKIIKINPNTDFKQISKYIKPHKAGEKIMSEKTQIHFFLIKELRAPAANILKQDALRVGAELVTHKEVILGKEHTNALLMVTQDQAKKLIEKEKLQDFKLKNLALFLKSNFNKPKYAKIMGVININEDSFNAQSRVKENEVLEKIELMISQGADYIDIGGVSSRPGSVYCGKEEEFKRLKNTLDLIYKEKLYEKCIFSLDSFDEYCLEYALNKGFKLINDITGFKNENLAKLALKYKATYTLMHIQNTPQNMQDNPHYEDVLAELDDFFAQKLERLSELGLEDVILDVGIGFGKSPWHNMMLIKHLEHFLRFEKELLIGASRKSVINAYFNSNVEQRLAGTLYLHLEAFKNGASIIRAHDVYEHKQMFELAKAMDELSLE, encoded by the coding sequence ATGAAAATCATTAAAATCAATCCTAATACAGATTTTAAACAAATTTCTAAATACATAAAGCCACACAAAGCAGGCGAGAAAATTATGAGTGAAAAAACTCAAATTCATTTTTTTCTTATTAAAGAGCTAAGAGCGCCTGCTGCAAATATACTCAAACAAGATGCACTAAGAGTTGGGGCTGAGCTTGTAACACATAAAGAAGTTATACTGGGTAAAGAACATACTAATGCTTTGCTTATGGTAACACAAGATCAAGCTAAAAAACTTATAGAAAAAGAAAAGTTACAAGATTTTAAGCTTAAAAATTTAGCATTATTTTTAAAGTCTAATTTTAACAAACCAAAATATGCAAAAATTATGGGTGTGATTAATATTAATGAAGATAGTTTTAATGCTCAAAGTAGGGTTAAAGAAAATGAAGTTTTAGAAAAAATCGAACTTATGATTTCTCAAGGGGCTGATTATATAGATATAGGCGGGGTTTCTTCAAGACCTGGAAGTGTGTATTGTGGGAAAGAAGAGGAGTTTAAGCGCTTAAAAAATACCCTAGATTTAATCTATAAAGAAAAACTTTATGAAAAATGTATTTTTAGCTTGGATAGCTTTGATGAGTATTGTTTAGAATATGCTTTAAATAAAGGCTTTAAGCTTATTAATGATATCACTGGTTTTAAAAATGAAAATTTAGCCAAATTAGCTTTAAAATACAAAGCTACTTACACACTCATGCATATACAAAATACCCCACAAAATATGCAAGATAACCCGCATTATGAAGATGTATTAGCTGAACTTGATGATTTTTTTGCGCAAAAGCTAGAAAGACTAAGTGAGCTTGGTTTAGAAGATGTGATTTTAGATGTTGGTATAGGTTTTGGTAAAAGTCCTTGGCATAATATGATGTTAATCAAGCATTTAGAGCATTTTTTACGCTTTGAAAAAGAGCTTTTAATCGGAGCTAGTAGAAAAAGTGTTATAAATGCTTATTTTAACTCAAATGTTGAGCAAAGACTAGCAGGTACGCTTTATTTGCACTTAGAAGCTTTTAAAAACGGAGCAAGTATTATAAGAGCGCATGATGTGTATGAACACAAACAAATGTTTGAACTTGCAAAAGCTATGGATGAACTTTCTTTGGAGTAA